From one Novosphingobium sp. genomic stretch:
- a CDS encoding AI-2E family transporter produces MHEDHESSPPGTWFANRPRFLSRGQGIAGLVAVVALVLAGLWTLHPFLPALGWGSIFAISLWPVYERSVQRWPRGEKVLLPAGFTLLILLVFVIPLVMVAAALVHDSAAVAQWLAVARQQGVPAPDFLQHLPYSDQLMTWWQSALATPEAINRLAHHATGVPIGKGGKILSGLAHRFLLLSFMLMTLFFLLRDGRRVAESLRIGSRRGFGEAGERVIHQATQAIRGTVNGLVIVGFGEGVLLGVTYGFAGVSHAALLGLVTGLLSAIPFGATIALIAAVALLAASGSIAGAVTVGVIGGIVVFVADHFVRPVFIGGSTRLPFLWVLLGILGGVETWGLIGLVMGPAVMAVLMLLWREWVGAVKGPLNPEAPVSGD; encoded by the coding sequence ATGCATGAAGATCATGAAAGCTCGCCCCCCGGCACATGGTTCGCCAACCGCCCACGCTTCCTGTCACGCGGGCAAGGCATCGCCGGGCTGGTCGCGGTGGTGGCGCTGGTGCTCGCAGGCTTGTGGACGCTGCATCCCTTTTTGCCCGCGCTGGGCTGGGGCAGCATCTTCGCTATCTCGCTCTGGCCGGTCTATGAGCGCAGCGTGCAGCGCTGGCCGCGCGGCGAGAAGGTACTGCTGCCGGCCGGTTTTACCCTGCTGATCCTGCTGGTTTTCGTCATTCCTTTGGTGATGGTGGCCGCCGCTCTGGTGCATGACAGCGCGGCGGTGGCGCAATGGCTGGCCGTGGCGCGCCAGCAGGGTGTTCCCGCGCCCGATTTCCTGCAGCACCTGCCTTACAGCGATCAACTGATGACCTGGTGGCAATCGGCGCTGGCCACGCCCGAGGCGATCAACCGGCTGGCCCATCATGCCACCGGCGTGCCGATCGGCAAGGGCGGCAAGATTTTGAGCGGGCTGGCGCATCGCTTCCTGCTGCTCAGCTTCATGCTGATGACGCTGTTCTTCCTGCTGCGCGACGGGCGCCGGGTGGCGGAATCGCTGCGCATCGGCAGCCGCCGTGGCTTTGGCGAGGCGGGCGAGCGGGTGATCCATCAGGCAACGCAGGCCATTCGCGGCACGGTCAACGGTCTGGTGATCGTCGGCTTTGGCGAGGGCGTGCTGCTGGGCGTGACCTATGGCTTTGCCGGGGTGAGCCATGCCGCGCTGCTGGGGCTGGTGACCGGGCTGCTTTCGGCCATTCCCTTTGGCGCGACCATCGCGCTGATCGCGGCTGTCGCGCTGCTGGCGGCCAGCGGCAGCATTGCCGGTGCCGTGACGGTGGGGGTGATCGGCGGGATCGTGGTCTTTGTGGCCGACCATTTTGTGAGGCCGGTGTTCATCGGCGGATCGACGCGACTGCCGTTCCTCTGGGTGCTGCTGGGCATTCTGGGTGGGGTGGAGACCTGGGGCCTGATCGGGCTGGTTATGGGCCCGGCGGTGATGGCCGTGCTGATGCTGCTGTGGCGTGAGTGGGTGGGGGCGGTGAAGGGGCCGCTCAACCCGGAGGCGCCCGTCAGCGGCGATTAG
- a CDS encoding M3 family metallopeptidase, translating into MAHPLFRAALLMAGSALAAFAVPAAAQTANPFAAPSTLPFQAPPFNLIHDSDYAPAFETAMAQHLAEVRKIADNPAAPTFDNTIGALETSGRMLDRVSLAFFGVVQANTNDVLDKVQADVSPKLAQHQDAINLDPKLFARIKTLWERRASLKLTAEQTQVLTIYYRSFVHAGAQLGSADKAKLKALNTQLAGLETSYQQKLLAAAKAGALAMTDPAKLAGLSEGELAAAAQAAAERKLEKQWLLVLQNTTQQPLLQSLKDRDTRQALFDASWTRAEKSDGNDTRQTISRLAKVRAEQAKLLGYPNYAAWKLQNQMAKTPDAALSFMRNIVPAATARAEREAKDIQAVIDQQKGDFKVQAWDWQSTPNRCARPSTIWTSRRSSLTSS; encoded by the coding sequence ATGGCCCATCCCCTGTTTCGCGCCGCCCTGCTGATGGCCGGCAGCGCGCTTGCCGCCTTTGCCGTTCCGGCTGCCGCGCAGACCGCCAATCCCTTTGCCGCGCCCAGCACCCTGCCCTTTCAGGCGCCGCCCTTCAATCTGATCCACGACAGCGATTATGCCCCCGCTTTCGAGACCGCCATGGCCCAGCATCTGGCCGAGGTCCGCAAGATCGCCGACAACCCCGCCGCCCCCACCTTCGACAACACCATCGGCGCGCTGGAAACCTCGGGCCGGATGCTCGACCGCGTCAGCCTGGCGTTTTTCGGTGTGGTGCAGGCCAACACCAATGATGTGCTCGACAAGGTGCAGGCCGATGTCTCGCCCAAGCTGGCGCAGCATCAGGATGCGATCAACCTCGATCCCAAGCTGTTCGCCCGGATCAAAACCCTGTGGGAGCGCCGCGCCAGCCTGAAGCTGACCGCCGAACAGACGCAGGTGCTCACCATCTATTACCGCAGCTTCGTGCATGCGGGCGCGCAGCTTGGCTCTGCCGATAAGGCCAAGCTGAAGGCGCTCAACACCCAGTTGGCGGGGCTGGAAACCAGCTATCAGCAGAAGCTGCTCGCCGCCGCCAAGGCCGGGGCGCTGGCCATGACCGACCCGGCGAAGCTGGCCGGCCTGTCGGAAGGCGAGCTGGCTGCGGCGGCGCAGGCGGCCGCCGAACGCAAGCTGGAGAAACAGTGGCTGCTGGTGCTGCAAAACACCACGCAACAGCCGCTGCTGCAGAGCCTGAAAGATCGCGATACCCGCCAAGCGCTGTTCGACGCCTCCTGGACGCGTGCGGAGAAGAGCGACGGCAACGATACCCGCCAGACCATTTCCCGTCTGGCCAAGGTGCGCGCCGAGCAGGCCAAGCTGCTGGGCTACCCGAACTACGCCGCCTGGAAACTGCAAAACCAGATGGCCAAGACGCCGGATGCCGCGCTGAGCTTTATGCGCAACATCGTACCGGCGGCCACCGCGCGCGCCGAGCGTGAGGCCAAGGACATTCAGGCGGTGATCGACCAGCAGAAAGGCGATTTCAAGGTGCAGGCCTGGGACTGGCAGTCTACGCCGAACAGGTGCGCAAGGCCAAGTACGATCTGGACGAGTCGCAGATCAAGCCTTACTTCGAGCTGA
- a CDS encoding M3 family metallopeptidase, giving the protein MRKAKYDLDESQIKPYFELNNVLNNGVFYAANLLYGISFKERKDIPVYQPDVKVYEVFDKDGKSLALFYTDYFKRDNKGGGAWMSNFVDQSKLNGTKPVIYNVANFTKPAPGQPALLSYDDVITMFHEFGHALHGMFADQEYPSLSGTNTARDFVEFPSQFNEHWVSDPKVFSHFAKHYQTGEAMPQELVDKIKKADKFNKGYSMTELLSAALLDMHWHMLTADQPQQDVDKFEAESLQKDKVDLSYVPPRYRSSYFQHIWGNGYAAGYYAYLWTEMLADDAFQWFTEHGGLTAENGQRFRDMILSKGYTQDYGAMFKAFYGKDPEVGPMLEEHGLTAPKP; this is encoded by the coding sequence GTGCGCAAGGCCAAGTACGATCTGGACGAGTCGCAGATCAAGCCTTACTTCGAGCTGAACAACGTGCTGAACAACGGCGTGTTCTACGCCGCCAACCTGCTGTACGGCATCAGCTTCAAGGAGCGCAAGGACATTCCGGTCTACCAGCCGGACGTCAAGGTGTATGAAGTGTTCGACAAGGACGGCAAATCGCTGGCGCTGTTCTACACCGACTACTTCAAGCGCGACAACAAGGGCGGCGGCGCCTGGATGAGCAACTTCGTCGATCAGTCGAAGCTCAACGGCACCAAGCCGGTGATTTACAACGTCGCCAACTTCACCAAACCGGCGCCGGGCCAGCCGGCGCTGCTGTCGTATGACGACGTAATCACCATGTTCCACGAGTTCGGCCACGCGCTGCACGGCATGTTCGCCGATCAGGAATACCCGAGCCTGTCGGGCACCAACACCGCGCGCGACTTCGTCGAGTTCCCGTCGCAGTTCAACGAGCACTGGGTCAGCGATCCGAAAGTGTTCAGCCACTTCGCCAAGCACTACCAGACCGGCGAGGCGATGCCGCAGGAACTGGTCGACAAGATCAAGAAGGCCGACAAGTTCAACAAGGGCTACAGCATGACCGAGCTGCTGTCCGCCGCGCTGCTGGATATGCACTGGCACATGCTGACGGCCGACCAGCCGCAGCAGGACGTGGACAAGTTCGAGGCCGAGTCGCTGCAAAAAGACAAGGTCGATCTCAGCTACGTGCCGCCGCGTTACCGTTCCAGCTATTTCCAGCACATCTGGGGTAACGGCTACGCCGCGGGCTACTACGCCTATCTGTGGACGGAAATGCTGGCGGACGACGCCTTCCAGTGGTTCACCGAACACGGTGGCCTGACCGCCGAAAACGGCCAGCGCTTCCGCGACATGATCCTGAGCAAGGGCTACACGCAGGATTATGGCGCGATGTTCAAGGCCTTCTACGGCAAGGATCCCGAAGTCGGCCCCATGCTGGAAGAGCATGGCCTGACCGCGCCGAAACCCTGA
- a CDS encoding diguanylate cyclase, which translates to MLVLFAALLLDEAGRMHSSLGWVAHSSEVLKTANQAMGHLRNAEGGERGFLLNRDADQATLVDSEGLLARRAAASIAQLTLDNPSQNARAQNVRALIDERAANLHLSVEQIRKGDPEQDATTARGRLLMLLVEARLGDFLTEERMLSNTRMATAGSHLDGIRWLVLGGVPIALLLVVLMGLVLIRRIRRPVEAMVAVMSQLGAGERIEGAMGSQEFERLAQGYNAMADELAMAVSDQNNIEERLRLANLELSRNGEELRERGEVIELLGGMAHRMQAARTDEELASVIRVFVPRVLTDMPGALYAHNNSRNLLVPIAAWGGLEVESGGFAPDQCWALRRGQSHFVTQPGADIVCAHVLGSAEPHPEPYHCEPLLAGGEVIGVLYLKGVVKADNRFRMTVLTENIASALVNHRLQRGLREQTIRDPLTGLFNRRYMEETLALEVARASRSGGALSLVMCDVDHFKRYNDEFGHDAGDAVLQAVSAEMRKRFRDGDVICRFGGEEFTIIAPGTTADILAGRVDLVRQAISELAVHQGGRTLGAVTMSFGIASWDESMERDGSTLITAADAALYRAKRDGRNRVAVDQRLLDKVREKAEAEAG; encoded by the coding sequence ATGCTGGTGCTGTTTGCCGCCTTGCTGCTCGACGAGGCGGGGCGGATGCACAGCAGCCTGGGCTGGGTCGCCCATTCTTCCGAAGTGCTCAAGACCGCCAATCAGGCGATGGGTCATCTGCGCAACGCGGAAGGGGGGGAGCGCGGCTTCCTGCTCAATCGCGATGCCGATCAGGCCACGCTGGTTGACAGCGAGGGCCTGCTGGCCCGGCGCGCTGCGGCCTCCATCGCCCAGTTGACGCTCGACAACCCTTCGCAGAACGCCCGCGCCCAGAATGTGCGCGCGCTGATCGATGAGCGTGCCGCCAATCTGCACCTCTCGGTCGAACAGATCCGCAAGGGCGATCCCGAACAGGATGCCACCACCGCGCGCGGGCGGCTGCTGATGCTGCTGGTCGAGGCGCGGCTGGGCGATTTCCTCACCGAGGAGCGCATGCTGTCCAACACGCGCATGGCCACGGCGGGCTCGCATCTTGACGGCATACGCTGGCTGGTGCTGGGCGGCGTGCCGATCGCTTTGCTGCTGGTGGTGCTGATGGGGCTGGTGCTGATCCGCCGGATCCGCCGCCCGGTCGAGGCGATGGTGGCGGTGATGAGCCAGCTTGGCGCGGGTGAGCGCATCGAGGGCGCAATGGGCTCGCAGGAGTTCGAGCGGCTGGCGCAGGGCTATAATGCGATGGCCGATGAGCTGGCGATGGCCGTCTCCGATCAGAACAACATCGAGGAGCGGCTGCGCCTCGCCAACCTTGAACTGAGCCGTAACGGCGAGGAGCTGCGCGAGCGCGGCGAGGTGATCGAGCTTTTGGGCGGCATGGCGCATCGCATGCAGGCGGCGCGCACCGATGAGGAGCTGGCCTCGGTGATCCGCGTCTTCGTGCCGCGCGTGCTGACCGACATGCCCGGCGCGCTCTATGCCCATAACAATTCGCGCAATCTGCTGGTGCCGATCGCGGCATGGGGCGGGCTGGAGGTGGAAAGCGGCGGCTTTGCCCCCGACCAGTGCTGGGCCTTGCGGCGCGGCCAGAGCCATTTCGTGACCCAGCCGGGGGCGGACATCGTCTGCGCCCATGTGCTGGGCAGCGCCGAACCTCACCCCGAGCCTTACCATTGCGAACCGCTGCTGGCGGGCGGCGAGGTGATCGGCGTGCTGTATCTCAAGGGCGTGGTGAAGGCCGACAACCGCTTCCGCATGACGGTGCTGACCGAGAACATCGCCTCGGCCCTGGTCAACCACCGCCTGCAGCGCGGCCTGCGCGAACAGACCATCCGCGATCCGCTGACCGGCCTGTTCAACCGCCGCTATATGGAGGAAACGCTGGCGCTGGAGGTGGCGCGTGCCTCTCGCTCGGGCGGAGCGCTCAGTCTGGTGATGTGCGATGTCGATCACTTCAAGCGCTACAATGACGAATTCGGCCATGATGCGGGTGACGCGGTGCTTCAGGCGGTCTCCGCCGAGATGCGCAAGCGTTTCCGCGACGGCGATGTGATCTGCCGCTTCGGAGGGGAGGAGTTCACCATCATCGCGCCGGGCACCACCGCCGATATTCTGGCCGGGCGGGTCGATCTGGTGAGGCAGGCGATCAGCGAGCTGGCGGTCCATCAGGGCGGGCGGACGCTGGGTGCGGTGACCATGTCCTTCGGCATCGCAAGCTGGGACGAGAGCATGGAGCGCGACGGATCGACGCTGATCACCGCTGCTGACGCGGCGCTTTATCGCGCCAAGCGCGATGGGCGCAACCGCGTGGCGGTGGACCAGCGCCTGCTCGACAAGGTTCGCGAAAAGGCTGAAGCCGAGGCCGGCTGA
- the rhaT gene encoding L-rhamnose/proton symporter RhaT, whose protein sequence is MDANPLIGVFYHWLGGLSSASFYVPYRGIKRWNWEIFWLTGGIFSWVVMPWVMGSILVPDLFGIMAEIPARIVGLCVLFGVMWGFGGLTYGLTMRYLGLSLGMAVVLGLCTVFGTLIPPLVQGDFAAKLLDTLSGRIVLLGLGITVLGICVVAMAGAAKDRAQSPEEKAATVAEFNFRKGILVAIFSGVMSACFAFGLAAGEPVKAIAAAHGAGPLWTGLPVLCLVMFGGLLTNGVWCLILTRRNGSAGQWLGRGEAQGETAPAPLAFNYALAILGGSLWYFQFFFYTMGESNMGRYGFSSWVLHMASIIIFGTLWGFALKEWKGASAGVKATVVGGIVILLAATVTIGYGNRLGG, encoded by the coding sequence ATGGATGCCAACCCGCTGATCGGCGTGTTCTACCACTGGCTGGGGGGCCTGTCCTCGGCCAGCTTCTATGTGCCCTATCGCGGCATCAAGCGCTGGAACTGGGAGATTTTCTGGCTGACCGGCGGCATCTTCTCCTGGGTGGTGATGCCCTGGGTGATGGGCTCGATCCTGGTGCCCGACCTGTTTGGCATCATGGCGGAAATCCCGGCGCGGATCGTCGGGCTTTGTGTGCTCTTCGGGGTGATGTGGGGTTTTGGCGGGCTGACCTATGGTTTGACGATGCGCTATCTCGGCCTCTCGCTGGGTATGGCGGTGGTGCTGGGACTGTGCACGGTGTTCGGCACGCTGATCCCGCCGCTGGTGCAGGGCGATTTCGCGGCCAAGCTGCTCGATACGCTGTCGGGCCGGATCGTGCTGCTGGGGCTGGGGATCACCGTGCTGGGCATTTGCGTGGTGGCCATGGCGGGCGCTGCCAAGGACCGCGCCCAGTCACCCGAGGAAAAAGCCGCCACCGTGGCCGAGTTCAACTTCCGCAAGGGCATCCTTGTCGCGATCTTCTCGGGCGTGATGTCGGCCTGCTTCGCCTTCGGGCTGGCGGCAGGCGAGCCGGTGAAGGCGATCGCCGCCGCCCATGGCGCGGGCCCGCTGTGGACCGGCCTGCCGGTGCTGTGTCTGGTGATGTTCGGCGGGCTGCTGACCAATGGCGTATGGTGCCTGATCCTGACACGCCGCAATGGCTCGGCAGGGCAGTGGCTGGGGCGGGGTGAGGCCCAAGGTGAAACTGCGCCCGCCCCTCTGGCGTTCAATTACGCACTGGCGATCCTTGGTGGGTCGCTGTGGTATTTCCAGTTCTTCTTCTACACGATGGGTGAGAGCAATATGGGGCGCTACGGCTTTTCGAGCTGGGTGCTGCATATGGCGAGCATCATCATCTTCGGCACGCTGTGGGGTTTTGCGCTGAAGGAATGGAAGGGCGCCAGCGCGGGCGTGAAAGCCACGGTAGTGGGCGGTATCGTCATCCTGCTGGCGGCCACGGTGACCATCGGTTACGGCAACCGCCTGGGCGGCTAA
- the rhaM gene encoding L-rhamnose mutarotase, whose product MDKIAFRMTLKPGHLDEYRKRHDEIWPDLVEALKAAGIRDYSIHHDAETNALFATLWREKGHTMDALPSLEVMQRWWTSMAPLMETNADGSPVSVPLETVFHLD is encoded by the coding sequence ATGGACAAGATCGCCTTCAGGATGACCCTCAAACCGGGCCATCTCGACGAATACCGCAAGCGCCATGACGAGATCTGGCCCGATCTGGTCGAGGCTTTGAAGGCTGCGGGCATCCGCGACTATTCGATCCACCACGATGCCGAGACCAACGCGCTTTTCGCCACGCTCTGGCGCGAGAAGGGGCATACGATGGATGCTCTGCCCTCGCTGGAGGTGATGCAGCGCTGGTGGACCTCCATGGCGCCGCTGATGGAAACCAATGCCGATGGCTCGCCGGTCAGCGTGCCGCTGGAGACCGTCTTCCACCTCGACTGA
- a CDS encoding amidohydrolase family protein — MGAIPFVDAHIHLWNLNHLRYAWLTGPFDDNGPNGSVEAIAQDYLTADYRRDLAEWNPVGAVHVDAGADGDQAIDETHWLNGQAEQDGAFPTGLVAFAALDNPQIDILLAAQARHRRVRGIRHIVNWHADPKRSYTPRDLTQDAAWQAGYAKLGEHGLSFDLQCYPGQFAGLVPLIARHPEIPVIINHMGMPVITDADGLETWRKGLAALAALPHVSIKLSGLGFIRRDWDQALVLPLLREVVDIFGTQRCMIASDTPTDKLFAPLPRYLEAYRAFTAGFSEGEQRDLWGRNANRIYRLGLDL; from the coding sequence ATGGGAGCGATCCCCTTTGTTGATGCGCATATCCATCTCTGGAATCTCAACCATCTGCGCTATGCGTGGCTGACCGGGCCGTTTGACGACAACGGCCCCAACGGCAGTGTCGAGGCGATCGCGCAGGATTACCTCACCGCCGACTACCGCCGCGATCTGGCCGAGTGGAACCCGGTGGGCGCGGTGCATGTCGATGCCGGAGCCGATGGCGATCAGGCCATCGACGAGACGCATTGGCTCAACGGTCAGGCCGAGCAGGATGGGGCCTTTCCCACCGGGCTGGTGGCCTTTGCCGCGCTGGACAATCCGCAGATCGACATTCTGCTGGCGGCTCAGGCGCGCCACAGAAGGGTGCGGGGCATCCGCCATATCGTCAACTGGCATGCCGATCCCAAGCGCAGCTACACGCCGCGCGACCTCACGCAGGATGCGGCATGGCAGGCTGGTTACGCGAAGCTGGGCGAGCATGGCCTGTCCTTCGATCTGCAGTGCTATCCGGGACAGTTTGCGGGTCTGGTGCCGCTGATCGCGCGCCATCCCGAGATCCCCGTCATCATCAACCATATGGGCATGCCGGTGATCACCGATGCCGATGGGCTTGAAACATGGCGCAAGGGGCTGGCGGCTCTGGCCGCTCTGCCGCATGTCTCGATCAAGCTGTCGGGGCTGGGTTTTATCCGGCGCGACTGGGATCAGGCGCTGGTGCTGCCGCTGCTGCGCGAGGTTGTCGATATCTTCGGCACGCAGCGTTGCATGATCGCCAGCGACACGCCCACCGACAAGCTGTTCGCCCCGCTGCCGCGCTATCTGGAGGCCTATCGTGCCTTCACCGCAGGCTTCAGCGAGGGTGAGCAGCGCGACCTGTGGGGCCGCAATGCCAATCGTATCTACCGCCTCGGCCTCGACCTTTAA
- a CDS encoding SDR family NAD(P)-dependent oxidoreductase, producing the protein MSAVYAGRYSGRAAIVTGGASGLGKAVAARIVSEGGTVALWDVNADALEAAKAETGASFTVALDVSDADAVAAAAEASVKALGKVDVLVCSAGITGATVPVHEFPIDSWLRVFDINVNGLFYCNRAIVPHLLANGYGRIVNVSSVAGKEGNPNASAYSASKAAVIGLTKSLGKELAGKGVIANALTPATFESPILAQLPQSQVDYMRSKIPMGRLGEVEESAAIICFMASEECSFTTASTFDTSGGRTTY; encoded by the coding sequence ATGAGCGCGGTCTACGCGGGCCGTTACAGCGGCCGGGCCGCCATCGTCACCGGCGGGGCCAGCGGCCTCGGCAAGGCGGTGGCCGCGCGCATCGTGTCCGAGGGCGGCACCGTCGCCCTCTGGGACGTGAACGCTGACGCTCTGGAGGCCGCCAAGGCTGAAACCGGCGCCAGCTTCACCGTGGCGCTGGATGTCAGCGATGCCGATGCCGTGGCCGCCGCTGCCGAGGCCAGCGTGAAGGCGCTGGGCAAGGTCGATGTGCTGGTCTGCTCGGCGGGCATCACCGGGGCGACCGTGCCGGTGCATGAGTTCCCCATCGACAGCTGGCTGCGGGTGTTCGACATCAACGTCAACGGCCTGTTCTATTGCAACCGCGCCATCGTGCCGCATCTGCTGGCCAATGGTTACGGGCGCATCGTCAATGTGTCGTCGGTAGCGGGCAAGGAAGGCAACCCCAATGCCAGTGCCTACAGCGCCAGCAAGGCGGCGGTGATCGGCCTGACCAAGAGTCTGGGCAAGGAGCTGGCGGGCAAGGGCGTGATCGCCAACGCCCTGACCCCGGCCACCTTCGAAAGCCCGATCCTGGCGCAATTGCCCCAGTCGCAAGTCGATTACATGCGCAGCAAGATCCCCATGGGCCGTCTGGGCGAGGTGGAGGAATCCGCCGCGATCATCTGCTTTATGGCCAGCGAGGAATGCTCCTTCACCACGGCGTCGACCTTCGACACCTCGGGCGGGCGCACCACCTATTGA
- a CDS encoding fumarylacetoacetate hydrolase family protein, translated as MKLVRYGAKGAEKPGLVDAQGKIRDLSAHVADITVDTIAQVAGIDAASLPVVEGDVRYGVPVKGIGKIVAIGLNYRDHAIESNLPIPSEPMMFMKAVSSLTGPNDFVMLPEGSTHGDWEVELGFIVSKTARYVSEEDALDHVAGYVLANDVSERFNQKERGTQWSKGKGHDTFCPVGPWLVTPEDIADPQDLPMYLDVNGERMQTGNTKTMIFDLRQLISYASRFVTLEPGDLVITGTPPGVGEGKKPEKIFLKAGDVMELGIEGLGTQRQDVVAFDLAKLA; from the coding sequence ATGAAACTCGTTCGTTACGGCGCCAAGGGCGCTGAAAAGCCCGGTCTGGTCGATGCGCAGGGCAAGATCCGCGATCTCTCGGCCCATGTGGCTGACATCACCGTCGATACCATCGCTCAGGTCGCGGGCATCGATGCCGCCAGCCTGCCGGTGGTGGAAGGTGACGTGCGCTATGGCGTGCCGGTGAAGGGCATCGGCAAGATCGTCGCCATCGGCCTCAACTACCGCGACCATGCCATCGAATCGAACCTGCCGATCCCCTCCGAGCCGATGATGTTCATGAAGGCGGTCTCCAGCCTGACCGGCCCCAACGACTTCGTGATGCTGCCCGAGGGTTCGACCCATGGCGACTGGGAGGTCGAGCTGGGCTTTATCGTCAGCAAGACCGCGCGTTACGTGTCGGAAGAGGACGCTCTCGACCATGTCGCCGGTTACGTGCTGGCCAATGACGTGTCGGAGCGCTTCAACCAGAAGGAGCGCGGCACGCAGTGGTCGAAGGGCAAGGGCCATGACACCTTCTGCCCCGTCGGCCCCTGGCTGGTGACGCCCGAGGACATCGCCGATCCGCAGGACCTGCCGATGTATCTCGATGTGAACGGCGAGCGCATGCAGACCGGCAACACCAAGACCATGATCTTCGATCTGCGCCAGCTCATCAGCTATGCCAGCCGTTTCGTCACGCTGGAGCCGGGCGATCTGGTCATCACCGGCACCCCTCCGGGCGTGGGCGAGGGCAAGAAGCCCGAGAAGATCTTCCTCAAGGCCGGTGACGTGATGGAACTGGGCATCGAGGGCCTTGGCACGCAGCGTCAGGATGTCGTCGCCTTCGATTTGGCGAAGCTGGCATGA
- the rhmD gene encoding L-rhamnonate dehydratase — MPFPRIKHVRAFTAKGGGADYHDQGAGHWIDDHISTPMAKYPEYRQSRQSFGINVLGTLVVEIEAEDGTVGFAVTTGGEPACYIVEKHLSRFLEGRDPREVEKIWDQMYFSTQYYGRKGLVVNAISGVDLALWDLLGKLRDEPVYHMLGGAVRDELQFYATGARPDIAKELGFIGGKMALHHGPAEGEEGLHKNIAELAEMRSRVGDDFWLMFDCWMSLDVEYATRLAHRAWDECGLKWIEEALSPDDYWAYQKLKANAPKGLLVTTGEHESTRWGFRMLMDMECCDIIQPDVGWCGGVTELIKIANYADSKGVMMVPHGSSVYSYHFVITRHNSPFAEFLMMHPGPTEIVPMFAPQLLGEPVPVNGRIKASALDKPGFGVELNRDIPLHRPYAR; from the coding sequence ATGCCCTTTCCACGTATCAAGCACGTTCGCGCCTTTACCGCAAAAGGCGGCGGGGCCGACTATCACGATCAGGGCGCGGGCCACTGGATCGACGACCATATTTCGACCCCGATGGCCAAATACCCCGAGTATCGCCAGTCGCGCCAAAGCTTCGGCATCAATGTGCTGGGCACGCTGGTGGTGGAGATCGAGGCCGAGGATGGCACCGTGGGCTTCGCGGTGACGACGGGCGGCGAACCAGCCTGCTACATCGTGGAAAAGCACCTCTCGCGCTTTCTGGAAGGGCGCGACCCGCGCGAGGTCGAGAAGATCTGGGATCAGATGTATTTCTCGACCCAGTATTACGGCCGCAAGGGTCTGGTGGTGAACGCCATTTCCGGCGTCGATCTGGCCTTGTGGGACCTGCTGGGCAAGCTGCGCGATGAGCCGGTCTATCATATGCTGGGCGGCGCGGTGCGTGACGAGTTGCAGTTCTACGCCACCGGCGCGCGCCCCGACATCGCCAAGGAACTGGGCTTTATCGGCGGCAAGATGGCGCTGCACCACGGCCCCGCCGAGGGCGAGGAAGGCCTCCACAAGAACATCGCCGAACTGGCCGAGATGCGCAGCCGCGTGGGCGACGATTTCTGGCTGATGTTCGACTGCTGGATGTCGCTGGATGTCGAATACGCCACGCGCCTTGCCCATCGCGCCTGGGACGAATGCGGCTTGAAATGGATCGAGGAGGCGCTGAGCCCTGACGATTACTGGGCCTATCAGAAGCTGAAGGCGAACGCGCCCAAGGGCTTGCTGGTCACCACCGGCGAGCATGAATCGACCCGCTGGGGCTTCCGCATGCTGATGGATATGGAATGCTGCGACATCATCCAGCCCGATGTGGGCTGGTGCGGCGGCGTGACCGAGCTGATCAAGATCGCCAATTACGCCGACAGCAAGGGCGTGATGATGGTGCCGCACGGGTCGTCGGTGTACTCGTATCACTTCGTCATCACGCGCCACAACTCGCCCTTCGCCGAGTTCCTGATGATGCATCCCGGACCGACCGAGATCGTCCCCATGTTCGCCCCGCAGCTTCTGGGCGAGCCGGTGCCGGTCAATGGCCGCATCAAGGCCAGCGCGCTCGACAAGCCCGGCTTCGGTGTCGAGCTGAACCGCGACATTCCGCTTCATCGTCCCTACGCCCGTTAA